Proteins encoded in a region of the Paenibacillus pedocola genome:
- a CDS encoding methionine ABC transporter permease — protein MKEDMVELLWTGLQQTLYMVAWSSVFALLLGSLLGVTLVVTEKGGVLPAPRINGLLSTAINGVRSIPFIILIVLLLPLSRLIVGTSLGPTAAIVSLSIGAAPFLGRIIESSLREVEPGKIEAAKSVGAHPFTIIAQVIIPEALPALVRGMTIAVISITEFTAVAGAIGAGGLGSLAIRFGYQRFRTDILIGTVLLIILIVQILQWTGDYVSRAIDRKRCKSE, from the coding sequence ATGAAGGAAGATATGGTTGAACTGCTGTGGACCGGGCTGCAGCAGACCTTATATATGGTGGCCTGGTCCTCTGTCTTTGCACTTTTGCTCGGATCACTGCTGGGCGTGACTCTGGTGGTCACAGAGAAAGGCGGGGTTCTCCCAGCTCCCCGGATTAACGGGCTGCTCAGCACGGCGATCAACGGAGTGCGCTCTATTCCGTTCATCATTCTGATCGTACTGCTGCTCCCGCTGTCGCGGCTGATTGTCGGCACCTCGCTTGGGCCTACGGCAGCGATTGTCTCCCTGTCCATCGGCGCGGCACCGTTCCTGGGCAGAATTATCGAGAGCTCGCTGCGGGAGGTCGAGCCGGGTAAGATTGAAGCAGCCAAGTCCGTGGGGGCACATCCCTTTACGATTATTGCGCAAGTCATCATTCCCGAGGCGCTGCCTGCACTGGTGCGCGGCATGACTATAGCAGTCATCTCGATCACGGAATTCACGGCGGTGGCCGGGGCCATCGGTGCCGGCGGGCTGGGCAGTCTGGCGATCCGCTTTGGTTACCAGCGCTTCCGGACAGATATTCTAATCGGTACCGTACTGCTGATTATACTGATTGTTCAGATCCTGCAGTGGACGGGTGACTATGTCTCCCGGGCTATCGACCGGAAGCGCTGTAAGAGCGAATAA
- a CDS encoding methionine ABC transporter ATP-binding protein, which translates to MIAVKHLNKSYATRAGQVSALQDINLHIGKGEIFGIIGASGAGKSTLIRCLNLLERPDSGSVEVGGTAITDLKGKQLRLARRRIGMIFQQFNLLEAKTVYGNVAFPLRVAGFSKPETKQRVAEILELVGLSDKADVYPSQLSGGQKQRVGIARALAVEPDVLLSDEATSALDPQTTYSILELLQDINRKLQITIVLITHEMDVLRHICGNAAVIEGGRIVESGPVEQLFYRPESETAKQFVNIFNYYKDGNAQEKAVIMS; encoded by the coding sequence ATGATTGCAGTGAAGCATTTGAATAAAAGCTATGCGACGCGTGCCGGACAGGTGTCTGCACTGCAGGATATTAATCTGCATATCGGCAAAGGCGAGATCTTCGGCATAATCGGCGCTAGCGGAGCTGGGAAGTCTACATTGATCCGCTGTCTCAACCTTCTGGAGCGGCCCGATTCGGGCAGTGTTGAGGTTGGAGGTACAGCGATTACAGATCTGAAAGGTAAGCAGCTGCGGCTGGCCCGCCGCAGAATCGGCATGATCTTTCAGCAGTTTAATCTGCTGGAAGCCAAGACGGTATACGGGAATGTGGCGTTCCCGCTCCGGGTAGCCGGATTCTCCAAGCCGGAAACGAAGCAGCGTGTGGCAGAAATTCTGGAGCTGGTAGGATTAAGCGACAAAGCGGATGTGTATCCGTCGCAGCTCAGCGGCGGCCAGAAACAGCGGGTTGGCATTGCACGCGCGCTTGCTGTGGAGCCGGATGTACTGCTCTCCGATGAAGCCACCTCGGCGCTGGACCCGCAGACGACGTATTCAATTCTGGAATTGCTGCAGGATATTAACCGTAAGCTGCAGATTACCATTGTCTTAATCACACATGAAATGGATGTGCTGCGGCATATCTGCGGCAATGCTGCGGTAATTGAAGGCGGGAGGATCGTCGAGAGCGGACCGGTAGAGCAGCTGTTTTACCGGCCGGAGAGTGAGACGGCGAAGCAGTTCGTGAATATTTTCAATTACTACAAAGACGGAAACGCTCAGGAGAAGGCGGTAATTATGTCATGA